The genomic DNA CATCCCCGAGATGGTCCTCAGCTCAGCCGACCGGTTCGGTGACGCTGAGGCAGTCGTCGACGGTTCGCTGCGCCTGACATTCGTCCAGCTCGCCGAGCGCATCCGCAACGCCGCGGGTGCGTTCGGCGAGCTGGGCGTCGCCAAGGGTGACAGGGTTGCGATCTGGGCCCCCAACTCCGCCGAGTGGATCGTCGCCGCGTTCGGCATCGTGACCGCAGGCGCAGTCCTGGTTCCGGTGAACACCCGGTTCAAGGCCTCCGAAGCGGCCGACGTGGTGTCGCGCAGCGGCGCCAAGGCCGTCCTCGTGCAGCCGGGCTTCCTCGGCCAGGACTACTCCCTGGGGCCGAACGACGATGTCGCCTGCGACGTTCCGACCATCGACCTGAAGTCCGACTTCCTCGCCAGCGGCTCACCGCTGGAGCGCCGGGTGGACGGCGGGGACGTCGCCGACGTCATCTACACCTCCGGCACCACCGGCAGGCCCAAGGGCGTGATGATGAATCACACCCAGACCCTGCGCCTGTACGCCGAATGGTGCGACCTCGCCGACCTGCGCGAGGGCGATCGATACCTCGCGGTCAACCCGTTCTTCCACACCTTCGGCTACAAGGCGGGGTGCATCGCGTCGCTCATCCGTGGTGCCACGATCCTGCCCGTACCCGTATTCGACGTCGACGCCGTGGTCGACCTCGTCGAGGCCGAGCGCATCACGATGCTGCCCGGCCCTCCGACGCTGTATCACTCGCTGCTCGGGGTGGCCGACAAGTCCAGGCTGGCCACCTTGCGCGCCGGCGTCACGGGCGCGTCCGACATCCCGGTCGAGCTGATCCGGCGCGTGCACACCGAACTCCCCTTCCAGACCCTGGCCACCGGCTACGGGCTGACGGAGTGCGGTACGGCGACGCTGTCGCGACCCGGCGATACGTTCACCGACATCGCCACCACGGTGGGTACGCCTTGCGACGGAGTCGAGGTCCGCCTGGCCGACGACCGCGAGGTGCTGGTCCGTGGCTACAGCGTCATGCAGGGTTATCTCGACGATCCGGCGGCCACCGCCGAGGCGATCGACGCCGATGGCTGGCTACACACTGGCGACCTTGGCGAGTTCACCGATTCCGGCCGCCTGCGCATCGTCGGCCGCAAGAAGGACATGTTCATCGTCGGCGGCTTCAACGCCTATCCCGCCGAGATCGAGGGCTTCCTGCTCGAGCATCCGGCCATCGCACAGGCAGCGGTGATCGGCGTGCCCGACGAGCGCCTCGGCCAGGTCGGCAAGGCGTTCGTGGTGCTGCGAGACGGCGCAGCGCCGCTGTCGGCCGACGACGTCGTCGAGTGGAGTCGCGGCCGAATGGCCGGATTCAAGGTGCCGCGGTCTGTACAGTTCCTCGACGAGTTACCCACGAACGCAACGGGCAAGGTCGTCAAGGACCTGCTGCGCTGAGCGTCTGCACGAATCGGAAACAGCGTTTCCGCAGGCGAGTGGGCACGACCGACGTGCAGAGGCGTCCGGTAGGGTCATGGCGCTAGCGGAAAAAGAAAACGCCATTCTCATTTCGTGCAGCCCTGACGAAGAGGACAGGAGGTCGCATGGCGCCCCCCAAGCGAACCTCGTCGGCGCTCGGCGGCGACGACGGGGACGACCCACAGGACGCGGCCGCACCGACGTCGCCCGACGACGTGCTGGCCCTGGCCGAAGAGGCCGAAGCCGAGGCCGCTGAAGCCGAAGCACTGGCCGCCGCAGCCCGCGCCCGTGCCCGCGCGCTGCGCCTGCGTAGGGAAGCCGCAGCCGCTGGTGCATCCGCACCGACCACCGTGACACCGATCACGGCTGCGGAACCAAGCGAGGCCACTGAGGTCGTCGGGCCCGACGAGCCGGATGTAGTCGACGAGCCCATTACCGACGAACCCATTACCGACGAACCCGCTGCCGCCGACGATCCCGCTGCCAGCGACGATCCCGCTGCCGCCTCCCGGCAACGCAGGCTCCGGTTGCCACGGCCGTCGCTGGCGCTGGCCGCC from Mycolicibacterium arabiense includes the following:
- a CDS encoding FadD3 family acyl-CoA ligase, with protein sequence MSSRWQTIPEMVLSSADRFGDAEAVVDGSLRLTFVQLAERIRNAAGAFGELGVAKGDRVAIWAPNSAEWIVAAFGIVTAGAVLVPVNTRFKASEAADVVSRSGAKAVLVQPGFLGQDYSLGPNDDVACDVPTIDLKSDFLASGSPLERRVDGGDVADVIYTSGTTGRPKGVMMNHTQTLRLYAEWCDLADLREGDRYLAVNPFFHTFGYKAGCIASLIRGATILPVPVFDVDAVVDLVEAERITMLPGPPTLYHSLLGVADKSRLATLRAGVTGASDIPVELIRRVHTELPFQTLATGYGLTECGTATLSRPGDTFTDIATTVGTPCDGVEVRLADDREVLVRGYSVMQGYLDDPAATAEAIDADGWLHTGDLGEFTDSGRLRIVGRKKDMFIVGGFNAYPAEIEGFLLEHPAIAQAAVIGVPDERLGQVGKAFVVLRDGAAPLSADDVVEWSRGRMAGFKVPRSVQFLDELPTNATGKVVKDLLR